The following coding sequences lie in one Glycine max cultivar Williams 82 chromosome 19, Glycine_max_v4.0, whole genome shotgun sequence genomic window:
- the BZIP119 gene encoding ABSCISIC ACID-INSENSITIVE 5-like protein 2: MGSQGGAVQEPKTTTPLARQGSLYNLTLDEVHNQLGNLGKPLGSMNLDELLKSVWSAEAGGGGEASGWDFGVGDATNMPHGKAAASGSSLNPQGSLTLSRDLSRKTVDEVWKDMQLKKVTNRDKKIQERQATLGEMTLEDFLVKAGVVAEALPTKGGAMSGVDSNGAFSQHGHWLQYQQLSSSTQQPNVMGGYVAGHAIQQPFQVGVNLVLDAAYSEQPASLMGTLSDTQTPGRKRGASGVVVEKTVERRQKRMIKNRESAARSRARRQAYTQELEIKVSRLEEENERLRRLNEMERALPSVPPPEPKPKQQLRRTSSAIF, translated from the exons ATGGGATCTCAGGGTGGGGCAGTGCAAGAGCCAAAGACTACTACCCCTTTGGCTAGGCAAGGGTCCTTGTATAATCTGACCCTTGATGAGGTGCATAACCAACTTGGGAATTTGGGGAAGCCACTTGGCAGCATGAATCTTGATGAGTTGCTGAAGAGTGTGTGGAGTGCTGAagctggtggtggtggtgaggcTTCTGGCTGGGACTTTGGTGTTGGTGATGCTACTAACATGCCGCATGGCAAGGCTGCTGCTTCCGGCTCCTCTCTGAATCCTCAGGGGAGCCTAACTTTGTCTAGGGATCTTAGCAGGAAAACTGTTGATGAGGTTTGGAAAGATAtgcaactgaagaaggtcactAATAGGGATAAAAAAATCCAGGAAAGGCAAGCTACACTGGGTGAGATGACTCTGGAGGACTTCTTGGTGAAGGCTGGAGTGGTTGCTGAAGCTTTGCCTACCAAGGGTGGGGCTATGTCAGGGGTCGATTCAAATGGGGCTTTCTCACAACATGGCCATTGGTTGCAATACCAGCAGCTCTCTTCTTCGACGCAGCAGCCGAATGTGATGGGGGGTTATGTGGCTGGCCATGCCATTCAGCAGCCTTTCCAGGTTGGAGTGAATCTGGTTTTGGATGCAGCATACTCCGAGCAGCCGGCTTCTTTAATGGGGACGTTATCGGATACACAAACTCCAGGTCGAAAAAGGGGTGCCTCTGGTGTTGTGGTGGAGAAAACTGTGGAGAGGAGGCAGAAGAGGATGATTAAAAATAGGGAATCTGCTGCTCGGTCACGGGCAAGAAGACAG GCATACACACAAGAACTGGAGATTAAAGTTTCACGATTAGAAGAGGAGAATGAAAGGCTTAGAAGACTAAAT GAAATGGAGAGGGCATTGCCATCTGTGCCACCACCTGAGCCTAAGCCAAAGCAACAGCTTCGCAGAACTAGTTCAGCCATCTTTTGA